A stretch of the Arachis stenosperma cultivar V10309 chromosome 6, arast.V10309.gnm1.PFL2, whole genome shotgun sequence genome encodes the following:
- the LOC130932978 gene encoding 60S acidic ribosomal protein P1-1-like, giving the protein MSIAEAACSYAVMILHDDKLPVTAENISSLLKSAKVSVESYWPSLFAKLAEKRNVEDLIASGGGGGAPVAVAAAPVAAAGGGGGAAAAPAAEEKKKEEPQEESDDDMGFSLFD; this is encoded by the exons ATGTCGATTGCAGAGGCTGCTTGCAGTTACGCCGTTATGATCCTTCACGACGACAAACTCCCTGTCACT GCTGAAAATATCTCGTCCTTGTTGAAAAGTGCCAAGGTATCAGTTGAGTCATACTGGCCCAGCTTATTTGCTAAACTCGCTGAGAAGAGAAATGTTGAGGATTTGATAGCCAGCGGTGGAGGAGGTGGGGCTCCAGTTGCTGTTGCAGCCGCCCCTGTTGCCGCTGccggtggtggtggtggtgcaGCAGCAGCTCCTGCAGctgaggagaagaagaag GAAGAACCCCAAGAAGAGAGTGATGATGATATGGGATTCAGCTTATTCGACTAG
- the LOC130936465 gene encoding arachin Ahy-3-like → MAKLLALSFCFCFLVLGASSISFRQQPEENACRFQRLNAQRPDNRIESEGGYIETWNPNNQEFECAGVALSRLVLRRNALRRPFYSNAPQEIFIQQGRGYFGLIFPGCPSTYEAPAQQGRRSQSQRPPRRLQGQDQSQQQQDSHQKVHRFNEGDLIAVPTGVAFWLYNDHDTDVVAVSLTDTNNNDNQLDQFPRRFNLAGNHEQEFLRYQQQSRQSRRRSLPYSPYSPQSQPRKEEREFSPRGQHSRRERAGQEEENEGGNIFSGFTPEFLAQAFQVDDRQIVQNLRGENESEEEGAIVTVRGGLRILSPDRKSRADEEEEYDEDEYEYDEEERQQDRRRGRGSRGRGNGIEETICTASVKKNIGRNRSPDIYNPQAGSLKTANDLNLLILRWLGLSAEYGNLYRNALFVPHYNTNAHSIIYALRGRAHVQVVDSNGNRVYDEELQEGHVLVVPQNFAVAGKSQSENFEYVAFKTDSRPSIANLAGENSLIDNLPEEVVANSYGLPREQARQLKNNNPFKFFVPPSQQSPRAVA, encoded by the exons ATGGCTAAGCTTCTTGcgctttctttttgcttttgcTTTCTAGTTCTGGGAGCTAGCAGCATCTCCTTCAGGCAGCAGCCGGAGGAGAATGCGTGCCGGTTCCAGCGCCTCAATGCGCAGAGACCTGACAACCGCATTGAATCAGAGGGCGGTTACATTGAGACTTGGAACCCCAACAACCAGGAGTTCGAATGCGCCGGCGTCGCCCTCTCTCGCTTAGTCCTCCGCCGCAACGCCCTTCGTAGGCCTTTCTACTCCAATGCTCCCCAGGAGATCTTCATCCAGCAAG GAAGGGGATACTTTGGGTTGATATTCCCTGGTTGTCCTAGCACATATGAAGCGCCTGCACAACAAGGACGCCGATCTCAGTCCCAAAGACCACCGAGACGTCTTCAAGGACAAGACCAAAGCCAACAGCAACAAGATAGTCACCAGAAGGTGCACCGTTTCAACGAGGGTGATCTCATTGCAGTTCCCACCGGTGTTGCTTTCTGGCTCTACAACGACCACGACACTGATGTTGTTGCTGTTTCTCTTACTGACACCAACAACAACGACAACCAGCTTGATCAGTTCCCCAGG AGATTCAATTTGGCTGGGAACCACGAGCAAGAGTTCTTGAGATACCAGCAACAAAGCAGACAAAGCAGACGAAGAAGCTTACCATATAGCCCATACAGCCCGCAAAGTCAGCCTAGAAAAGAAGAGCGTGAATTTAGCCCTCGAGGACAGCACAGCCGCAGAGAACGAGCAggacaagaagaagaaaacgaagGTGGAAACATCTTCAGCGGCTTCACGCCGGAGTTCCTGGCACAAGCCTTCCAGGTTGACGACAGACAGATAGTGCAAAACCTAAGAGGCGAGAACGAGAGTGAGGAAGAGGGAGCCATTGTGACAGTGAGGGGAGGCCTCAGAATCTTGAGCCCAGATAGAAAGAGCCGTGCCGACGAAGAAGAGGAATACGATGAAGATGAATATGAATACGATGAAGAGGAGAGGCAACAAGATAGAAGGCGTGGCAGGGGAAGCAGAGGCAGGGGGAATGGTATTGAAGAGACGATCTGCACCGCAAGTGTTAAAAAGAACATTGGTAGAAACAGATCCCCTGACATCTACAACCCTCAAGCTGGTTCGCTCAAAACTGCCAACGATCTCAACCTTCTAATCCTTAGGTGGCTTGGACTTAGTGCTGAATATGGAAATCTCTACAGG AATGCATTGTTTGTCCCTCACTACAACACCAACGCACACAGCATCATATATGCATTGAGGGGACGGGCTCACGTGCAAGTGGTGGACAGCAACGGCAACAGAGTGTACGACGAGGAGCTTCAAGAGGGTCACGTGCTTGTGGTGCCACAGAACTTCGCCGTCGCTGGAAAGTCCCAGAGCGAGAACTTCGAATACGTGGCATTCAAGACAGACTCAAGGCCCAGCATAGCCAACCTCGCCGGTGAAAACTCCCTCATAGATAACCTGCCGGAGGAGGTGGTTGCAAATTCATATGGCCTCCCAAGGGAGCAGGCAAGGCAGCTTAAGAACAACAACCCCTTCAAGTTCTTCGTTCCACCGTCTCAGCAGTCTCCGAGGGCTGTGGCTTAA
- the LOC130936475 gene encoding uncharacterized protein LOC130936475 → MGNCALKGIITATSHGGVLMDNKQMVKVVTSNGGIMELCTPITVHSITNGFPGHAIFASPFSSEPLLRKQELHAGQVYYLLPLNPYYYYSTSRASMITRQLSNSTSTPYRIFTCNATMWSQAEEGSSPRHNNNYSSGVWKVNLVISPEQLSEILSQDSLTEALIESLRTVAKCGNGIASPAGSGHYSSLFSSRNRSLSLRNPV, encoded by the coding sequence ATGGGTAACTGCGCCTTAAAAGGGATCATCACCGCCACTAGTCATGGCGGAGTCTTAATGGATAACAAGCAGATGGTGAAGGTGGTGACCTCCAATGGAGGCATCATGGAGCTCTGCACTCCAATAACCGTTCATTCCATTACCAACGGGTTCCCCGGTCACGCCATATTCGCAAGCCCCTTCTCATCGGAGCCCCTTCTCCGCAAACAAGAGCTTCATGCCGGCCAAGTCTACTACCTCCTCCCTCTCaacccttattattattattcaactTCAAGAGCGAGCATGATAACCAGACAACTCTCCAACTCCACCTCAACACCTTACCGGATTTTCACTTGCAACGCTACCATGTGGTCGCAAGCAGAAGAGGGATCCTCTCCAAggcataataataattatagctCCGGAGTGTGGAAGGTGAACTTGGTGATAAGCCCGGAGCAACTGTCGGAGATTCTGTCACAGGACTCGCTGACGGAGGCGCTCATTGAGAGCTTGAGGACAGTGGCAAAGTGCGGTAACGGGATCGCTTCGCCAGCGGGTTCAGGCCACTACTCCAGTCTATTCAGCAGCAGGAACCGCTCTCTGTCTCTCAGAAACCCGGTTTAA